In Halobaculum magnesiiphilum, the following proteins share a genomic window:
- a CDS encoding homoserine dehydrogenase, translating to MRLCVLGAGAVGRAVAELAPQYDNEVTALADSSSAVVDPDGVDVETALARKDAGEALGGASPGDALAAEYDVLVEATPTTLGDAEPGFSHVRTALERDKHVVLANKGPVAERYAEVRALEADSAGEVYFEATVGGAIPVCATVDDLGAKHVSAVRGVLNGTANFVLSRMAAEGLDYDHVLAEAQDLGVAEADPSFDVEGTDAALKCVILANVLREADCDTLDELREAAVTLADADVEGIRDIPGSALELAAEDGRTVRLVGEATRDGVSVGPRLVPENGTLSVTGTRNIVEIDHEYAGGLAISGRGAGGEETASAVLADVARLE from the coding sequence ATGAGGCTCTGTGTTCTCGGCGCCGGCGCGGTCGGCCGGGCGGTCGCGGAGTTGGCCCCCCAGTACGACAACGAGGTGACCGCGCTGGCGGACTCGTCGTCGGCGGTCGTCGACCCCGACGGCGTCGACGTGGAGACCGCGCTCGCGCGCAAGGACGCCGGGGAGGCCCTCGGCGGCGCCTCGCCGGGCGACGCGCTCGCGGCCGAGTACGACGTGCTCGTGGAGGCGACCCCGACGACGCTGGGCGACGCCGAGCCCGGCTTCTCGCACGTGCGCACCGCGCTGGAGCGCGACAAGCACGTCGTGCTCGCGAACAAGGGGCCGGTCGCCGAGCGCTACGCCGAGGTGCGCGCGCTGGAGGCCGACTCCGCGGGCGAGGTGTACTTCGAGGCGACCGTCGGCGGCGCCATCCCGGTGTGCGCGACGGTCGACGACCTCGGGGCGAAGCACGTCTCGGCGGTTCGCGGCGTGCTCAACGGGACGGCGAACTTCGTCCTCTCGCGGATGGCCGCCGAGGGCCTCGACTACGACCACGTGCTCGCGGAGGCCCAGGACCTGGGCGTCGCGGAGGCGGACCCCTCGTTCGACGTGGAGGGAACCGACGCGGCGCTGAAGTGCGTCATCCTGGCGAACGTGTTGCGCGAGGCCGACTGCGACACCCTCGACGAGCTTCGCGAGGCCGCGGTCACGCTCGCGGACGCCGACGTGGAGGGGATCCGCGACATCCCGGGCAGCGCGCTGGAGCTGGCGGCCGAGGACGGGCGGACCGTCCGGCTCGTCGGCGAGGCGACCCGCGACGGCGTCAGCGTCGGCCCGCGGCTGGTCCCGGAGAACGGGACGCTGTCGGTGACGGGCACGCGCAACATCGTCGAGATCGACCACGAGTACGCGGGCGGACTCGCCATCTCCGGCCGCGGCGCCGGCGGCGAGGAGACCGCCAGCGCGGTGCTGGCCGACGTGGCCCGACTGGAGTAG